The following proteins are encoded in a genomic region of Chroicocephalus ridibundus chromosome 29, bChrRid1.1, whole genome shotgun sequence:
- the S1PR2 gene encoding sphingosine 1-phosphate receptor 2 encodes MGSIYKEYFNTEKIREHYNYTKEGSESSSTTSRWVVSIFIVVLCCFIVLENLLVLISVCRNKKFHSAMYIFIGNLAFSDLLAGLAFMVNILLSGATTFNLTPVQWFVREGTAFATLAASVFSLLAIAIERHVAITKVKVYSSDKNCRMVLLIGACWVIAAAIGSLPIMGWNCMSDLRDCSTVLPLYSKRYILFVITIFTLILLAIVGLYTRIYCIVRSSHAEIATAQTLALLKTVTIVLGAFIVCWLPAFIILLMDASCPVRACRILYKANYFFAFATLNSAANPIIYTLRSKDMRREFLRVLCCCGAGRRDQPPGRCGLPLRTSSSLDRCTPKYELPTSPITRECTTSV; translated from the coding sequence ATGGGGAGCATCTACAAGGAATATTTCAACACGGAGAAGATCCGGGAGCACTACAACTACACCAAGGAGGGCTCGGAGagctcttccaccacctcccGGTGGGTGGTTTCCATCTTCATCGTCGTCTTGTGCTGCTTCATCGTGCTGGAGAACCTCTTGGTGCTCATCTCCGTTTGCCGCAACAAGAAGTTTCACTCGGCCATGTACATCTTCATCGGGAACTTGGCTTTCTCCGATCTCTTGGCCGGGTTGGCCTTCATGGTCAACATCTTGCTCTCCGGAGCCACCACCTTCAACCTGACGCCGGTACAGTGGTTCGTCCGGGAAGGCACGGCCTTTGCCACGTTGGCCGCCTCCGTCTTCAGCTTGTTGGCCATCGCCATCGAGCGCCACGTGGCCATCACCAAGGTCAAGGTCTACAGCAGCGACAAGAACTGTCGGATGGTGCTGCTCATCGGGGCGTGTTGGGTGATCGCCGCCGCCATCGGCAGCCTCCCCATCATGGGTTGGAACTGCATGAGCGACCTGCGGGATTGCTCCAccgtcctccccctctactccaaaCGTTACATCCTCTTCGTCATCACCATCTTCACCCTCATCCTCCTCGCCATCGTGGGGCTCTACACCCGCATCTACTGCATCGTGCGCTCCAGCCACGCCGAGATCGCCACCGCCCAGACCTTGGCCTTGCTCAAGACGGTCACCATCGTGCTGGGAGCCTTCATCGTCTGTTGGCTGCCCGCCTTCATCATCCTCCTCATGGACGCTTCTTGCCCCGTCCGGGCGTGTCGGATCCTTTATAAGGCGAACTATTTTTTTGCCTTCGCCACCCTCAACTCGGCCGCCAACCCCATCATCTACACCTTGAGGAGCAAGGACATGCGCCGGGAGTTCCTGCGGGTGCTTTGCTGTTGCGGGGCCGGGCGCCGGGACCAGCCCCCCGGCCGCTGCGGCCTCCCGCTCCGCACCTCCAGCTCCTTGGACCGTTGCACCCCCAAATACGAGTTACCCACCTCGCCCATCACCCGCGAGTGTACCACCTCCGTCTAG